A DNA window from Selenomonas sp. oral taxon 126 contains the following coding sequences:
- a CDS encoding aldo/keto reductase: MNYRKIGDLTVSSIGLGCMGMSHAYGAPGDKVEMRELIAAAVDMGITLFDTAEVYGTPDDPHDNEKLVGAALAPYRDKVVLATKFGIHFDMSLLKQGKSPIVSDARPEKIRASVDGSLQRLGTDYIDLYYQHRVDPKIPAEEVAGVMADLIAEGKIRHWGISEATEEDIRRAHAVCPLTAVQNRYSMMARAYEALFPVLEELNIGFVAFSPFANGVLTGAYDKSSTFEAGDMRANMPQFTAAAMEENAALLDLLHGLAAEKGATSGQIALAWMLCKKPYIAPIPGTRKRTRLVENAGAADIVLSPEEVAAIDERLGVIPMSAVFGVMRS, encoded by the coding sequence ATGAACTACCGTAAAATTGGAGACCTCACAGTCTCATCCATCGGGCTCGGGTGCATGGGGATGAGTCACGCCTACGGCGCGCCGGGGGATAAGGTGGAGATGCGCGAACTGATTGCCGCTGCCGTGGATATGGGCATAACGCTCTTTGACACGGCGGAGGTGTACGGCACGCCTGACGATCCGCATGACAACGAGAAGCTCGTCGGCGCGGCGCTCGCGCCGTATCGGGACAAGGTCGTTCTTGCGACGAAGTTCGGCATTCACTTTGATATGAGCCTTCTGAAACAGGGGAAGAGTCCCATCGTCTCCGATGCGCGACCCGAGAAGATTCGTGCATCTGTGGACGGCTCGCTGCAGCGCCTCGGGACAGACTATATCGATCTCTACTATCAGCACCGCGTCGATCCGAAGATCCCTGCCGAGGAGGTCGCGGGCGTGATGGCGGATCTCATCGCGGAGGGGAAGATTCGACACTGGGGCATCTCCGAGGCGACGGAGGAGGACATTCGCCGCGCACATGCGGTCTGCCCACTCACAGCGGTACAGAACCGCTACTCGATGATGGCGCGCGCCTATGAGGCACTCTTCCCCGTACTTGAGGAGTTGAACATCGGCTTCGTCGCATTCTCGCCGTTTGCAAACGGCGTGCTCACGGGCGCGTACGATAAGTCCTCGACGTTCGAGGCGGGAGATATGCGCGCAAATATGCCGCAGTTCACGGCAGCGGCGATGGAGGAGAATGCGGCGCTGCTTGACCTCCTGCACGGGCTTGCAGCAGAGAAAGGCGCGACGAGCGGGCAGATCGCGCTCGCGTGGATGCTCTGCAAGAAGCCGTATATCGCACCGATTCCGGGCACGCGTAAGCGCACGCGCCTCGTGGAGAATGCGGGGGCGGCAGACATCGTGCTCTCGCCCGAGGAAGTTGCTGCGATAGATGAACGTCTTGGGGTGATTCCAATGTCGGCGGTTTTTGGCGTTATGCGCAGCTGA
- a CDS encoding ABC transporter ATP-binding protein, with the protein MVEIHFDNVSQNFEGREVLRRLSITFHGGMVTAVAGANGSGKSTLLRLAARLILPTSGTIETFRDGVEVRGAEYRAMLAMATPEMELYTRLTVRENLAFLLSVRGVPCEESHLADLLTRVGLPTEVLNRKTGQLSTGMRQRVRLAVLLGADAAVWLLDEPGLALDERGRALLLGEVRQAAERRRLILWATNDREEREAADVCVSL; encoded by the coding sequence ATGGTCGAAATTCACTTTGATAACGTAAGTCAGAATTTTGAGGGGCGAGAAGTCCTGCGCCGGCTCAGCATTACCTTTCACGGAGGAATGGTGACGGCGGTCGCGGGCGCGAACGGGAGCGGGAAATCGACGCTTCTGCGTCTCGCGGCGCGGCTCATTCTGCCGACGAGCGGGACGATTGAGACATTTCGTGACGGCGTGGAGGTCAGGGGCGCAGAATACCGCGCAATGCTCGCGATGGCGACGCCGGAGATGGAGCTCTATACGCGCCTGACGGTGCGTGAGAACCTTGCGTTCCTCCTCTCTGTGCGCGGCGTACCGTGCGAGGAGTCGCATCTGGCGGATCTCCTCACACGTGTGGGACTGCCGACGGAGGTGCTGAACCGCAAAACGGGGCAGCTTTCGACGGGCATGCGTCAGCGCGTGCGTCTCGCCGTACTCCTCGGCGCGGATGCAGCAGTCTGGTTGCTCGATGAGCCGGGGCTTGCGCTCGATGAGCGTGGGCGCGCGCTCCTGCTTGGAGAGGTGCGTCAGGCGGCAGAGCGCAGACGGCTCATCCTGTGGGCGACAAATGATCGGGAGGAGAGGGAGGCGGCGGATGTCTGTGTCAGTCTTTGA
- a CDS encoding mannitol-1-phosphate 5-dehydrogenase — MKQAIHFGGGNIGRGFIGELLVRSGYEVTFVDVAEALVNEINARRAYDIEVVGNEPQTIRVEHVKAINSNTNLEELLDAFVTADIVTTAIGPNILKFIAPNIAKGLARRIEKNETPLNIIACENMVGGSTVLKNFVYEHLADDVKAKVDRYIGFPDAAVDRIVPIQHNEDPLLVKVEPFCEWDVDRTGVVGEEPQIEGLTWVDNLEAYIERKLFSVNTGHASIAYMAYLKGIEDIAAAMQDEEIVSFVRRVWAETSELLIEKYGFDREKHAAYIRTVEERFKNPHLSDAVTRVARGPKRKLGAKDRLVSPASQLIERGKKPEALATVIAAALRFDYADDPEAVEVQNYVKEHGFEKALTHFTEIPAGTEL; from the coding sequence ATGAAACAGGCAATTCATTTCGGCGGCGGCAATATCGGACGCGGCTTCATCGGCGAGCTGCTTGTGCGCTCGGGCTACGAGGTCACATTCGTCGATGTCGCAGAGGCGCTTGTCAATGAGATCAATGCGCGCCGCGCCTACGACATCGAGGTCGTGGGCAACGAGCCGCAGACCATCCGTGTGGAGCATGTCAAGGCGATCAACAGCAACACGAATCTCGAGGAGCTGCTGGATGCATTTGTCACGGCGGATATCGTGACCACCGCCATCGGCCCGAATATCCTCAAATTCATTGCGCCGAACATCGCAAAGGGGCTTGCGCGCCGTATCGAAAAGAACGAGACGCCGCTGAACATCATTGCGTGTGAGAACATGGTCGGCGGGTCGACCGTCCTCAAGAATTTCGTCTATGAGCATCTCGCGGACGATGTGAAGGCAAAGGTTGACCGCTACATCGGATTCCCCGACGCCGCCGTTGACCGCATTGTACCGATTCAGCACAACGAGGATCCCCTGCTCGTCAAGGTCGAGCCGTTCTGCGAATGGGATGTTGACCGCACGGGTGTGGTTGGTGAGGAACCGCAGATCGAGGGGCTGACGTGGGTGGACAACCTCGAAGCCTACATCGAGCGCAAGCTCTTCTCCGTCAATACGGGACATGCCTCCATCGCCTACATGGCGTATTTGAAGGGCATCGAGGACATTGCCGCCGCGATGCAGGACGAGGAGATTGTCTCCTTCGTCCGCCGTGTCTGGGCAGAGACGAGTGAACTGCTCATCGAGAAATACGGCTTTGACCGCGAAAAGCACGCGGCATACATCCGCACGGTGGAGGAGCGGTTCAAGAATCCGCACCTCTCCGATGCCGTGACGCGCGTTGCGCGTGGGCCGAAGCGCAAGCTCGGCGCAAAGGATCGCCTCGTCTCTCCTGCATCGCAGCTCATCGAGCGCGGCAAAAAGCCCGAGGCGCTGGCAACGGTCATCGCTGCTGCCCTCCGCTTCGACTATGCCGACGATCCCGAGGCAGTCGAGGTGCAGAACTACGTGAAGGAACATGGCTTTGAAAAAGCACTCACACACTTCACGGAGATTCCTGCGGGTACGGAGCTCTT
- a CDS encoding heme exporter protein CcmB, with protein sequence MSVSVFEAARRVAWKELLDGVRHRAGYVTMGMFALTVIAFMSMSLAGASADTRLTAALLWIVLFFAATLQGERLFAEEDAAGTLLFLRIYIPAQAVLFGKMAAHFVTLLILAAIVLPLVLVLMDAPFVLDAVFFAALILGLWGMAAADTLLAAVAAGASVRGGLVPVLLLPSMLPILLPAIALTAGEGESVLLGGMAIYDMALTVGASMLFDSLWIER encoded by the coding sequence ATGTCTGTGTCAGTCTTTGAGGCAGCGCGCCGCGTCGCATGGAAGGAACTCCTCGACGGCGTGCGTCACCGTGCGGGCTATGTGACGATGGGCATGTTCGCCCTCACGGTGATCGCCTTTATGAGTATGTCGCTCGCGGGTGCATCCGCAGACACGCGGCTCACGGCGGCGCTCCTCTGGATCGTCCTCTTCTTCGCGGCGACCCTGCAGGGTGAACGGCTTTTTGCGGAGGAGGATGCAGCGGGGACACTGCTCTTCCTGCGGATCTACATTCCGGCACAGGCGGTGCTCTTTGGCAAGATGGCGGCGCATTTCGTTACGCTGCTGATCCTTGCGGCAATCGTTTTGCCGCTTGTTCTTGTATTGATGGATGCGCCGTTTGTCCTCGATGCCGTGTTTTTCGCAGCACTTATTTTGGGACTCTGGGGCATGGCGGCGGCGGATACGCTGCTCGCGGCGGTCGCCGCAGGGGCGAGCGTGCGCGGGGGACTCGTTCCCGTCCTGCTGCTCCCATCCATGCTGCCGATTCTCCTGCCGGCGATTGCACTCACGGCGGGTGAGGGGGAGTCGGTGCTGCTCGGTGGTATGGCGATCTACGATATGGCGCTCACCGTGGGCGCGTCGATGCTGTTTGATTCTCTCTGGATTGAGCGTTAG
- a CDS encoding cytochrome c biogenesis protein, translating to MLAGVIGVLTLIVLYAVFFLVPPAQGLGDYVRIAFFHIPCAWVSVIAFFCAAYWGARYLKTRELRFDARSARSAVLGLVFTLLATGSGAVFSKLTWGAYWNWDPRQTTIFVLLLIYGAYVTLRLTIQDERARASSSAVYALFSFISVPFLVFILPRMFFSLHPSPVINGTGRLDMDAVMLGTLMLSLLDVTLMYVWLMKRGARHA from the coding sequence ATGCTTGCGGGGGTAATCGGCGTTTTGACACTCATCGTACTCTATGCGGTGTTTTTCCTCGTTCCGCCCGCACAGGGCTTGGGCGACTATGTCCGTATTGCATTCTTCCACATCCCATGTGCGTGGGTTTCGGTCATTGCGTTTTTCTGCGCCGCCTACTGGGGCGCGCGCTATCTGAAAACTCGTGAGCTGCGCTTTGATGCGAGAAGTGCACGCTCAGCGGTGCTTGGACTCGTCTTTACACTCCTCGCCACAGGGAGCGGGGCAGTCTTCTCAAAGCTCACATGGGGCGCGTATTGGAATTGGGATCCGCGCCAGACGACGATCTTCGTCCTGCTCCTCATCTACGGTGCCTATGTGACGCTCCGACTGACCATACAGGACGAACGCGCACGCGCCTCTTCGTCGGCGGTGTACGCTCTCTTTTCCTTCATTTCGGTTCCATTCCTCGTCTTTATCCTGCCGCGCATGTTCTTCTCGTTGCATCCGTCGCCTGTCATCAACGGCACGGGGCGGCTCGATATGGACGCCGTCATGCTCGGGACGCTCATGCTCTCGCTGCTCGACGTGACGCTGATGTATGTCTGGCTTATGAAACGGGGGGCTCGTCATGCGTAA
- a CDS encoding BglG family transcription antiterminator codes for MELTARMRAILSALLAADGYVPAERIASALDVSARTITREMHGLEMALMPYGITLLRRTGAGFMLAGDAADLSALRRRLAAAADAQRELSPAQRRSVLTTRLLMADEPLKLFTLARLLNVTDSTVSHDLDRLHPWLAAQEITLVRRPGLGVYVEGSERAIRSALVRNIHDHADEAALLALIGDDEDVQGAARAAERALLGLVDAAYVRRIDAVVAEETAERGIPDTARVGLVVHLALAVRRMQQSDAIAMDAGTLAELRRTEDFKTGQRIARRLGEAFSLTVPEAEVGYITMHLLGARSAALPTGAGRVDNFRLVQIAQSIMRLAGEKSGAPLLRSRTLLTGLVNHLAPALHRLKLGMDIRNPLLAQMEAEHPELMSLARHAVRAMEEEAGAPLPADEIAYIAMHLGAALTEAGVDRPAVRVLVACPTGLGTSRLLASRIRRAYERIRVVGELSSLALTAQEITRRAVDFVVSTVPLPPLPVPVVVASAFLTASDRAQIDAVLAVCAPHSVDETEEKPHFAEAMEEIHHLSGAIHAILSDFHLYEDVRVQSIGALAEAGAHLLVGEEGAEAFAAALLRREQIAPTWVTPQMILLHAETEAANVPRFGVLRLAEPLTYAEGEVDTALVMCAPLQGHAGEKSVLGQIAAQIGERPAFADILTHGGAEELHRELEYVFEEHFREVLERLL; via the coding sequence ATGGAGCTGACGGCACGTATGCGGGCGATTCTGTCCGCTCTCCTCGCAGCAGACGGCTATGTGCCCGCCGAGCGCATCGCCTCTGCCCTCGATGTCAGCGCACGCACCATTACGCGTGAGATGCACGGGCTCGAGATGGCACTGATGCCGTACGGCATTACACTTCTTAGGCGCACGGGGGCGGGCTTCATGCTCGCGGGTGACGCGGCGGATCTGAGCGCGCTGCGCCGCCGTCTTGCCGCTGCTGCGGATGCGCAGCGCGAACTCTCGCCCGCACAGCGCCGCTCAGTGCTGACGACGCGTCTCCTCATGGCGGACGAGCCGCTGAAGCTCTTCACACTTGCGCGGCTTCTGAATGTGACGGACAGCACCGTCAGTCACGATCTTGACCGCCTTCACCCGTGGCTTGCAGCGCAGGAAATCACCCTCGTGCGACGCCCCGGACTCGGCGTCTATGTCGAGGGCAGCGAGCGCGCAATCCGCAGTGCGCTCGTCCGCAACATCCACGATCATGCGGACGAGGCGGCGCTGCTTGCCCTCATCGGCGACGATGAGGATGTGCAGGGGGCGGCGCGTGCGGCAGAGCGCGCGCTGCTCGGACTCGTGGACGCGGCGTATGTGCGGCGCATCGATGCCGTTGTCGCTGAGGAGACGGCGGAGCGCGGCATTCCGGACACGGCGCGTGTCGGACTCGTCGTCCATCTCGCGCTTGCCGTGCGGCGGATGCAGCAGAGCGACGCAATTGCAATGGACGCAGGGACGCTTGCCGAGCTGCGGCGGACGGAGGATTTCAAAACGGGGCAGCGCATTGCGCGGCGGCTCGGAGAGGCATTCTCCCTCACCGTGCCCGAGGCGGAGGTCGGCTATATCACGATGCACCTCCTCGGTGCGCGCTCTGCTGCGCTTCCCACGGGGGCGGGACGGGTGGACAACTTTCGCCTCGTGCAGATCGCACAGTCGATCATGCGCCTTGCGGGCGAGAAGAGCGGCGCGCCGCTCCTGCGCAGCCGCACGCTGCTCACGGGGCTTGTGAATCATCTCGCACCCGCCCTGCACCGCCTGAAGCTCGGCATGGACATCCGCAACCCGCTGCTAGCGCAGATGGAGGCGGAGCATCCGGAGCTGATGTCACTTGCGCGTCACGCAGTGCGCGCGATGGAGGAGGAGGCAGGAGCACCGCTCCCCGCCGATGAGATTGCCTACATCGCCATGCACCTTGGCGCGGCACTGACGGAGGCGGGCGTGGATCGCCCGGCAGTGCGCGTACTCGTTGCGTGCCCGACGGGACTCGGCACGAGCCGTCTGCTCGCAAGCCGCATCCGCCGTGCTTACGAGCGCATCCGCGTGGTAGGGGAGCTCTCCTCCCTCGCGCTCACGGCGCAGGAGATCACACGCCGCGCCGTGGATTTCGTTGTATCGACCGTGCCGCTTCCGCCGCTCCCCGTTCCCGTTGTCGTCGCCAGTGCGTTCCTGACGGCGTCGGACCGGGCGCAGATCGACGCCGTACTTGCCGTATGTGCGCCGCACAGTGTCGATGAGACGGAGGAAAAGCCGCATTTTGCAGAGGCGATGGAGGAGATTCACCATCTGAGCGGGGCGATTCACGCCATTCTCTCAGATTTTCACCTGTACGAGGATGTGCGGGTGCAGTCCATCGGGGCTCTGGCAGAGGCGGGGGCACATCTCCTCGTCGGTGAGGAGGGTGCTGAGGCGTTTGCGGCGGCACTGCTGCGGCGCGAGCAGATTGCTCCGACGTGGGTCACACCGCAGATGATCCTGCTCCATGCGGAGACGGAGGCTGCGAATGTGCCGCGCTTTGGCGTTCTGCGCCTTGCAGAGCCGCTTACCTACGCGGAGGGGGAAGTCGATACGGCGCTCGTCATGTGCGCACCGTTGCAGGGGCACGCAGGAGAAAAGAGCGTCCTCGGACAGATTGCAGCGCAGATTGGGGAGCGCCCTGCATTTGCAGATATTCTCACGCATGGGGGCGCAGAGGAGCTGCACCGCGAATTGGAATACGTTTTTGAAGAGCATTTCCGCGAAGTGCTGGAACGGCTCTTATAA
- a CDS encoding PTS mannitol transporter subunit IICBA, with product MSQQGGGAQEAMQKFGRFLSGMVMPNIGAFIAWGFLTALFIPTGWMPNEYLAQVGGPMSKWLIPLLIGYSGGAAIYGHRGGVMAAIATSGIIAGSDIPMFLGAMIMGPLGGYIIKKFDDAIRDSIPGGFEMLVNNFSLGILGGILAMIAFAVVGPVVGGANDILRSGVEGIVAMGLLPLASIIIEPAKVLFLNNALNHGVLSPLGIQQAQEYGKSMFFLLEANPGPGFGILLAYWLFGKGMAKSSSPGAMIIHVLGGIHEIYFPYILMKPVLIIAAIAGGMSGVFTLGLLGGGLIAPSSPGSIFAIIAMTPNGSALFANLSAFAVATAVSCAVASVFIKMSKDVEDESLESARESMSDMKNRGKDLPAEKKVAGKDLKVIVYACDAGMGSSALGAAALRKKLKKDGYTDISVTNCAIGAIPSEAQLVISHEKLAERALADSPQAEHIWVRDFTQNNVYEIVTTRLKEAAVEAGAPASDAEAEAPETVGAGVLLKENVKVGLATVSREEAITAAGKMLAQSGYVDEGYVQGMLNREQDLSTYIGKGIAIPHGENAVKDTIKKTGIVVCQYPEGVKFGDETAHLVIGIAGVGNDHLAILANIATMVGDYTDEQLEELFKTKSAEELYEVFTKAD from the coding sequence ATGAGTCAACAAGGTGGAGGGGCACAGGAGGCCATGCAGAAATTTGGCCGTTTCCTGTCCGGAATGGTTATGCCGAACATCGGCGCATTTATCGCGTGGGGCTTTCTGACGGCGCTGTTCATCCCAACGGGGTGGATGCCGAACGAATACCTCGCGCAGGTCGGTGGCCCCATGAGCAAGTGGCTGATTCCTCTGCTCATCGGCTACAGCGGCGGCGCGGCAATCTACGGGCATCGCGGCGGCGTCATGGCGGCGATTGCAACGTCCGGTATCATCGCGGGCTCGGACATCCCGATGTTCCTCGGCGCGATGATTATGGGACCTCTTGGCGGCTATATCATCAAGAAGTTTGACGATGCCATCCGCGACAGCATTCCGGGCGGCTTCGAGATGCTGGTCAACAACTTCTCGCTCGGCATTCTCGGCGGCATTCTCGCGATGATCGCATTCGCTGTCGTCGGTCCCGTGGTCGGCGGTGCGAATGACATCCTACGCAGCGGCGTGGAGGGGATCGTTGCGATGGGGCTGTTGCCGCTCGCATCCATCATCATTGAGCCGGCAAAGGTGCTCTTCCTCAACAACGCACTAAACCACGGCGTGCTCAGCCCACTCGGCATCCAGCAGGCACAGGAATACGGCAAGTCTATGTTCTTCCTGCTCGAGGCGAACCCAGGCCCCGGCTTCGGTATCCTGCTTGCCTACTGGCTCTTCGGTAAGGGCATGGCAAAGTCGTCCTCGCCCGGTGCGATGATCATCCACGTTCTCGGCGGTATCCACGAAATCTACTTCCCGTACATCCTGATGAAGCCCGTGCTCATCATCGCCGCGATTGCGGGCGGTATGTCCGGCGTCTTCACACTTGGTCTCCTTGGCGGCGGTCTCATTGCACCGTCCTCGCCTGGCTCAATCTTTGCGATCATCGCCATGACGCCGAACGGCTCGGCGCTCTTTGCGAACCTCTCGGCGTTTGCCGTTGCAACGGCGGTATCCTGCGCGGTCGCCTCCGTCTTCATTAAGATGTCGAAGGATGTCGAGGATGAGTCGCTCGAGTCCGCACGCGAGAGCATGAGCGACATGAAGAATCGCGGCAAGGATCTCCCTGCGGAGAAGAAGGTCGCGGGCAAGGATCTGAAGGTCATCGTCTACGCCTGCGATGCGGGGATGGGCTCGTCCGCGCTCGGTGCGGCTGCGCTGCGCAAAAAGCTCAAGAAGGACGGCTATACGGACATCTCCGTCACGAACTGCGCGATCGGCGCAATCCCGTCCGAGGCACAGCTCGTCATCTCGCACGAAAAGCTCGCGGAGCGTGCGCTTGCGGACTCGCCGCAGGCAGAGCATATCTGGGTGCGCGACTTCACGCAGAACAACGTCTATGAGATTGTCACCACGCGCCTCAAGGAGGCGGCTGTGGAGGCAGGTGCGCCCGCATCGGATGCAGAGGCGGAGGCGCCTGAGACGGTCGGTGCCGGCGTCCTGTTGAAGGAAAACGTCAAGGTCGGACTCGCCACGGTCAGCCGCGAGGAGGCGATCACGGCGGCAGGTAAGATGCTCGCCCAAAGCGGCTACGTCGATGAGGGCTATGTGCAGGGCATGCTCAACCGCGAGCAGGATCTCTCCACCTACATCGGCAAGGGCATTGCCATCCCGCACGGCGAGAACGCCGTTAAGGACACGATCAAGAAGACGGGCATTGTCGTCTGCCAGTACCCCGAGGGCGTGAAGTTCGGCGATGAGACCGCACATCTCGTCATCGGCATTGCGGGCGTCGGCAACGATCACCTCGCCATCCTCGCGAACATTGCAACCATGGTCGGCGACTACACGGATGAGCAGCTCGAAGAGCTGTTCAAGACGAAGAGCGCCGAGGAACTCTATGAAGTCTTCACGAAGGCGGATTGA
- the tsaD gene encoding tRNA (adenosine(37)-N6)-threonylcarbamoyltransferase complex transferase subunit TsaD: MKDVRQKLTLGIETSCDETSAAVLRGTRELFSCVIATQIPIHQKYGGVVPEIASRNHILSILPVVEQALDEAGTALSEIDQVAVTYGPGLVGALLVGVSAAKSLAFSLNVPLIGVNHLEGHIFANFLAHTELTPPFMALVVSGGHTALVDVADYETFRLMGRTRDDAAGEAFDKVARVMGLPYPGGPEIDKLAREGDPTAIDFPRALAQEGNYEFSFSGLKSAVLNYINSEQMKGHALHKADIAASFQSAVVEVLVHKAFEAIREAGRDTLVLAGGVAANRSLERRLRETAEAEGIRYLYPPARLCTDNAAMIACRGAYAAEAGKYSDLYLNAVPGLDFA, from the coding sequence ATGAAAGATGTTCGGCAGAAACTGACGCTCGGGATTGAGACGAGTTGCGATGAGACCTCCGCCGCCGTCCTGCGTGGGACGCGCGAGCTGTTCTCCTGCGTCATTGCAACGCAGATTCCGATTCATCAGAAATACGGCGGCGTTGTGCCCGAGATCGCCTCGCGCAACCACATTTTGAGCATCCTGCCCGTTGTGGAGCAGGCACTTGATGAGGCGGGAACAGCGCTCTCGGAGATCGATCAGGTCGCCGTCACCTACGGCCCGGGGCTTGTCGGTGCGCTCCTCGTCGGTGTGTCGGCGGCAAAGTCGCTTGCCTTTTCCCTCAATGTGCCGCTCATCGGCGTCAACCATCTTGAGGGGCATATCTTTGCGAACTTTCTTGCGCATACGGAGCTCACGCCGCCCTTTATGGCGCTCGTTGTTTCGGGCGGGCATACGGCGCTCGTGGATGTCGCGGACTACGAGACGTTCCGCCTGATGGGCAGAACGCGCGACGATGCGGCGGGTGAGGCGTTCGACAAGGTGGCGCGCGTCATGGGACTGCCGTACCCCGGCGGCCCCGAGATCGACAAGCTCGCCCGCGAGGGTGATCCCACCGCGATCGACTTCCCGCGTGCACTTGCACAGGAGGGAAACTACGAATTTAGCTTCAGCGGGCTGAAATCCGCCGTGCTGAACTACATCAACAGCGAGCAGATGAAGGGGCATGCGCTGCATAAGGCGGACATCGCCGCCTCGTTCCAGTCTGCCGTGGTGGAGGTGCTCGTACACAAGGCGTTCGAGGCAATCCGCGAGGCGGGGCGCGATACGCTCGTCCTTGCGGGCGGTGTTGCGGCGAATCGGTCGCTCGAACGCCGTTTGCGCGAGACGGCAGAGGCGGAGGGCATCCGCTATCTCTATCCGCCCGCGCGCCTCTGCACGGACAACGCTGCCATGATTGCCTGTCGCGGTGCCTATGCGGCGGAGGCGGGCAAGTACAGCGATCTCTACCTGAACGCTGTGCCGGGACTGGATTTTGCATAA
- a CDS encoding ATP-binding protein produces the protein MPFLDNQIVSIIQEARAFEKETPWIEFKVNHAATPLEIGEYISALSNTAALYNKTHALMIWGIDDETHEIRGTEFRPAQTRQGNQSLELFIGTQLEPQVQFYFHEVVIDDCTLILLEIHAANASPVKFRGIDYIRIDSHKKKLKDFPDTERELWATLGRKAFESMIALEDIPADFVLRLLNYPAYFDLLSMDLPNDKAGMIDALLADRMIIKNITGNYNITNLGAILFAHDLSAFPSLERKALRVIQYSDHTRLYAGKERVFKSGYAVGFENCVTYVYDNLPSNEVMGRALRKNIPMYPELAIRESLANALIHQNFFLHGTGVMVEIFSDRVEITNPGTPLIETNRFLDYPPISRNEQLAAFMRRIGVCEERGSGFDKIVHATEVYQLPAPEIMVYENMTRLTLFSPRTFSKMSKADRLRACYLHACLRRVQREYMTNASLRERFAVPSRNSAMISRLLSESCEEGLVKLVDEAETAARSRRYIPYWA, from the coding sequence ATGCCATTTCTTGATAATCAAATTGTTTCCATTATCCAAGAGGCGCGCGCATTTGAGAAGGAAACGCCGTGGATTGAGTTCAAGGTGAATCATGCGGCAACCCCCTTGGAGATCGGGGAGTACATCAGTGCGCTTTCCAACACCGCAGCACTTTACAACAAGACCCATGCGCTGATGATCTGGGGAATTGATGATGAGACGCACGAAATCCGTGGCACGGAGTTTCGACCTGCGCAGACGAGGCAGGGGAATCAGAGCTTGGAACTCTTCATCGGCACACAGCTTGAACCGCAGGTTCAGTTCTACTTTCACGAGGTCGTCATCGACGACTGCACACTTATTCTGTTGGAAATTCATGCGGCAAATGCTTCACCTGTAAAATTTCGCGGAATTGACTATATCCGCATAGATTCCCATAAAAAGAAATTGAAGGATTTTCCCGATACCGAGCGCGAGCTGTGGGCAACGCTCGGTCGAAAAGCGTTTGAAAGCATGATTGCATTGGAGGATATTCCCGCAGATTTTGTCCTGCGCCTCCTCAATTACCCCGCTTACTTTGATCTGTTATCCATGGATCTGCCGAATGATAAAGCCGGGATGATTGATGCGCTGCTGGCAGACCGCATGATCATCAAGAATATAACGGGGAACTATAATATTACCAATCTCGGCGCTATTCTCTTCGCACACGATCTATCTGCATTCCCGTCCTTGGAGCGAAAAGCGTTGCGCGTTATTCAGTACAGCGATCATACGCGCCTGTACGCGGGCAAGGAGCGTGTCTTCAAATCCGGCTATGCCGTCGGGTTTGAGAACTGTGTCACCTATGTTTACGATAATTTGCCGTCGAATGAGGTGATGGGAAGGGCGCTGCGAAAAAACATTCCTATGTATCCCGAGCTGGCGATACGAGAGAGCCTCGCCAACGCCCTGATTCATCAGAATTTTTTTCTGCATGGCACAGGCGTGATGGTTGAGATCTTCTCGGATCGTGTTGAGATTACAAATCCGGGTACGCCGCTTATTGAAACGAATCGGTTTCTGGACTATCCGCCGATCTCACGCAACGAGCAGCTGGCTGCTTTCATGCGGAGAATCGGTGTCTGTGAGGAACGCGGGAGCGGGTTTGATAAAATTGTTCATGCAACGGAGGTATACCAGCTTCCTGCACCTGAAATAATGGTATATGAGAATATGACACGGCTTACATTGTTCTCTCCGCGTACATTCAGTAAAATGAGCAAGGCAGATCGCTTGCGCGCCTGTTATCTCCATGCCTGTCTGCGGCGCGTTCAGCGAGAATACATGACGAATGCCTCGCTGCGGGAGCGGTTTGCCGTTCCGTCACGCAACAGTGCGATGATTTCGAGACTCCTGAGCGAAAGCTGCGAGGAGGGGCTTGTAAAGCTGGTGGATGAGGCGGAGACCGCTGCGCGAAGCCGCCGCTATATTCCATATTGGGCATAG